The nucleotide sequence CCATTGATTGTATTGGGAGGGTCAAAAATCGCCATCATAGGACTGATAGTAATTTTAAGTTTCATGCAGAATTCCATTGTACGTGCAGAGTTCCAGGAGTATATCGTGGATCAGATTGGACTCAGTAACGTCGATCCTGTATATCAATAAAGGATCTGACCGTTGGTCAAAGGACGGCGTTTCTCGAGTGAGGATCCCAAATTTCAATGATTGCGTGTAGTTGAGCTGGAAAAGGGTATAAATGATCCATTTTTCCATTAAGTTCATAGTATCGTTCGCTCTTCGCTTCAAGTGTTTATTCGTTTCTTGCCTAGTGTCAATATCGATACAGTTGTACAGTACCTCTAGTTTTACTTTGACTTCTATTCTCTGCCTTGAACGTTCATACGTTACGTTACTTTGCCCTAACAGTCATATACTCAAGATGATGTCCAACAACCTACTCGTTTTCTTAGCTACTTTGACAGTAGCCTattccctcccttctccagACGAAGCGGCCAAGCGAGGACAGTACCAACCAGAAACGATCGAAGTGACCTTCCCAGCCTATTCGAGATACGTCAACCCCAATAATCAGACCGATACATTTTGGGGACCTCAGAAGAAAGTTTATTTCTTCGAGACCGATCCTACTATGGCTAGATTGTCAGGGGAGGAGTTCACATGGATAACATACGATAAGGCCAAGGAAGCGACCAAATTGGAAGATAAAGATAGGGAATATAATATGACGGTGAGTCCGAAATaactgtactgtacagtatCTTACTCTGCCACTCTCATAGGCGGTTCTCACGAGACTGGGCCCGAGACTGTAATTGGTTGTTGGCTGATCTTCATCAATACcatgctatgctatgctgTACTCTAGTGCTATGCCAATCTCCGCGAAGGTGGTCATTCAGGGGTCACACACGGGATCGAACTTGATACCAAGGCTCCATACATCAAATCCCTTTCCAACGAGAGTTGGGAAGATATGGTGAAGAATGCCAATGTCATTTGTCCAATAGGTGAATGCAtcaaggaaggaggatgcGAGGGTTTGGAGATTCCAAAGTGGAATCAAGACTATTTGAAGAGTTACGTCGTAAGTTCTCACTTTGGTCGTACACTTCTGAGTGTAATGTAATCTGGCTGATTAAACGGATCACTTGCACTCTTTTCAAATTCTCGTAGAAACCTTAATTTCCCATTGGCTCATACCTCACTGCCCTTCTGTGTGGGAGAAGATCGGTActggatggggatggtgataGGATGTTGTCCTACTCTTTTTCTTCATATACCGCTGCGAGTTCAGTATTTGTTTTTAGTCAATCTCACTTTAGTCGTTCTTTCATACATGACGGAATGCGATACAGTGAACTCCCGTCAGCTGAGATCTGCGCAGAGTTGATAATTTCGTGTCAAGAACAATTGAGCATGTCATATTGTACATATATGCGGAAGACATCAAGACCAATCCAGATCAAATGCTACTATATGAAGGTTATGTTGGGTTTACAGTTCTTACTTGAAGTCGACCAACGCCATCCGGCGGCGACATGCAGCAACGCCTATGTATTGCGTAAGTCGATTGATGGTTTGAGCACAATCACTTATCCTcgtcccatcatcttcatcagctggCTCATATCTGCGAATCGTCGTATAGTCAGCATTTTCCCAAGTACCGACGCAATTTCAGGGTCTTCGATGACTTACCAGGCATACCACCTCCGCCCATACCCAtgttcttcatcatctctcccaTTTGGCTCATATCAGGCATACCACCTGCACCGGGCCCACCACCGCCCATCATATTTCGCATCATGGATCCCATGTCCATACCTCCTGGGCCACCCATACCGCCCATGCCTCCCATTCCACCCATCATTTCTTGCATCATCTTCTGGGCACCCTGAGGACCGGCTGCTCTAAGCTTTCGCATCATTTCGGGAGGCATTGCTTTCTGCGCGTGAGGAATGGTGGCGTTAGCTTCGGAACACGAAGAGTACCCGGCGAGGACAAGGGGGCGGATGTGGAAAGAGACAACAGCGTGGGAGTGGAACAGAGAGGAACTGTAGGGAAGGAATGGccgaagagagggaaagaaaggGGTAGAAGGGGGAGAGCGGGGAGAGACgggtgaagggggagaaggggagagggagagggagagagggagagggagagggagaggagagggagagggagagaggggagagggagagaggggagagaggggtCAAGAACAGTCACTCACTCGCATAGCCTCGATCTGAGCAGGCGAAGGTTGACCATTAGGTCCCAGAGGTTTACCACCGGCGGCAGCTTGCATCTTCTGCATGGCCGACATCCAACCGTTCGCACCGCCCGCTTGCTTGGCCATACCAGCCATCATCCTAGCTTGAGCCAGTAGTTCTTCTACTTCTCGTACGCTTGTTCCGCTTCCTCTAGCTACTCTCTTTGCACGTCGGTTGAGACCTATGGGATTACCGGCTTTATCGAAGCTCACCTGGGATCACCAATTAGCTGGTTGCAGAAGAGAACAAGTGAGGGCAAGGTGTAACTCACGAAGATCAGACCATCCGAATCCAGCTCATCCTGCCTCATAGCATCCGTTATAtaaatcatcctcttcaattTCGCTccagcctcttcctctccaccttcacccatcATACCAGCCGGCATACCAGGTATCATCGAAGCGATCTTCGACAAAGATCCCATGGACATTATATTTGATAATTGATCTTTCCAATCCCTTATCGTGAATTTACCTTGTTCTAATTTCTTGGCTAGGTCTTTCTGTCTATCTGGGTTGGATCGAGCTATGTCTTGCCTATAGAGTCACATACCAAATGTAAGCTGAGGGATTCCCATCCACACTTGAGATTGGGGGAATGAGAGATTAGCTCACATGTGTTCTACCAATCCTTGCATATCTCCCATACCCAGCAACTTTGAGACAAAAGGCTGAGGGTTGAACTTCTCTAAATCGTGTAAATGTTCTCCTGTACCCAAGAAGATTATCGGCGTCTTCGTAGCGGCGACACTAAAAAGCAAGCTGAGTCAGCTCCCAGCACCAAATGCCATTTCACATCGGATCACAGCATAATATTCGTACAAGGGAAGATTACCGTCCTAATGGTAGAGCCTCACTCACGCAGAAAtagcaccaccacctttAGCATGCCCGTCCAACTTCGTAACAATGATCGCTCCGAAATCCGCTGAATCCTTGAATGCTCTACTCTGACCTTCCGCCGCCTGACCTATCGAGGCGTCCAACACCATGATCGTCATATCTGGGCTGACGGCCGATGAGATAGctaccatctcctcaaacAGCTCTGATTCCTGCTTGTGTCGTCCAGAGGTATCTACAATGATCACGTCGAATCGTTCTATATCACAAGATTCAAAACAGATGAGCTACTCATCCTACATGTCAAGAACGAAGGGATATCGTACCTTTCCTGAATTTCTCTACACCCAACGCAGCTATCGCTACTGGATCTGTTTCTGTGTAACTTCCATAGAAAGGTATCTTCGCTTTCGTGGCATTCCTACATGACCAAAACACATCAGCGATAGCCAGATAATACAAAAGAAAGATGGTGGAACATACTGCTTCAACTGATCAAAGGCACCCGCTCTGAATGTATCGGCACACACCAGACCAgtcttcatcccccttctGGCATAATGAACCGCCAACTTCGTACATGTCGTTGTCTTACCGGCACCCTGTATACCAACAGCCATGAGGACGTTGGTTTTGCCCTTGACCGGTTTGTAGGGCTCTGTACCGGGATCTACCAGCGCTACTAGTTCATCAAATACAGCCTATCCACATGAAAGGCAGTCAGCTTGACCATCCATGTTGTCCAGCGGGTAGGGAAAAGAGGAATAGAGCAGCTGACCTTCTGTACGACATTTTTCTTATTCGCTTCTTTTCCTCCGGCtttctctgcttcttctaaactcttcttcacctaGCATATACAAAATTGTAAGCTATTTGCGCAAGTGAATCGAGAATTagctagctcaccttggctTTGACTTTCGTACGCAGCTGAGATACCAGCTTGACATTTACATCTGCTTCTAAAAGTGCTGCGCATAACTCCTTGAGTAAAGCGTCGATCACCTAGCATCATGATTCTGCATCAGCAATTGATCTCTTGTCTAGCACGAGTGGGTGAACAGCGATTGATCAAACACTCACACGATCATCTACCACTGTTGCCCTGGAAAGCTGGTTCAGCGCTCCATGCAGCCTGGCTCCTAAATCTGCTAAGACCATGTTGTTCTTGTGTTTCGGACTATatggagagagagatggatgaagcaGAGATGGATGGCAAATGCAAGATTGAACATCAACATTACTCTTTGATCTGTCTTGTCAATAATCGTCCTCAGTCGGTCATTCGAGATGATTTCAGGTCCGGGTAACGGAGAATAGGCTCGCGGCTCTCTGAGCATTGTTGAGCGACATGCCTATTTTACCCCGCGCTTTGTTGTCAACCTGTCCACCTGCTCATTCACGTCGTTCAAGCGTCATGACCCACCCATGCTCATATTCTGCACTATATGTGTACACATATCTCGTAGACAAACCAAGTCCTCGTAGTACGATTGAAAGGTAgcacatcaacaacaaacGCGGCACAAGATGTCATACGACCGTGTAGGAACCCCTTCGCAGCAGCTCATGTGAGTCCTGCTATCCTTGTTTGTTACAGGATGATACATTTGACTGACTATACGTATTCGTGAACGAAGCCAAGCAGACGACGATGATCTCGATACCCTATCTTTCTCTCACCCCAACCCCGCTTCCAACTCCAACGCTGgcccctcatcatcctcgtctcaACAGCAAGCTCAAGCGGGgccatccaacccatcagGCGTATCAGGCAGGATAGGCCAGTCCTCCCAACCTCGtcgagagaggggatggggaggggtCAGAACTGAGACGAGGTATACTGGGGAATCTACGCTGGATGAACCTGTTACTAAGACCATCGTGGGTTCCATTTCTTACACAGGACATCAATTGGAATATATGATCTTGAATGGTTACATCATCTCAGACGCATACAGCAGGACAGCTGACATGGACGTATTAATAGATGAGAGATCTCAACTCGATATATGCCAAACTTCTTCAAGTCCTCTACCCGCCAAAGGGAGGTGGCAATAATCAGTTACTTCGAGATTGGGATTTATGGGGACCATTGGTGATTTGTTTGACATTGGCTATAATCTTATCGCTTGATGTGAGTCTGATTTCGGACTACTTTCCACTTCCGCAGATCAAGACTTTATCTTGACTTTTGTGACTATCA is from Kwoniella bestiolae CBS 10118 chromosome 6, complete sequence and encodes:
- a CDS encoding signal recognition particle protein SRP54; protein product: MVLADLGARLHGALNQLSRATVVDDRVIDALLKELCAALLEADVNVKLVSQLRTKVKAKVKKSLEEAEKAGGKEANKKNVVQKAVFDELVALVDPGTEPYKPVKGKTNVLMAVGIQGAGKTTTCTKLAVHYARRGMKTGLVCADTFRAGAFDQLKQNATKAKIPFYGSYTETDPVAIAALGVEKFRKERFDVIIVDTSGRHKQESELFEEMVAISSAVSPDMTIMVLDASIGQAAEGQSRAFKDSADFGAIIVTKLDGHAKGGGAISAVAATKTPIIFLGTGEHLHDLEKFNPQPFVSKLLGMGDMQGLVEHMQDIARSNPDRQKDLAKKLEQGKFTIRDWKDQLSNIMSMGSLSKIASMIPGMPAGMMGEGGEEEAGAKLKRMIYITDAMRQDELDSDGLIFVSFDKAGNPIGLNRRAKRVARGSGTSVREVEELLAQARMMAGMAKQAGGANGWMSAMQKMQAAAGGKPLGPNGQPSPAQIEAMRKAMPPEMMRKLRAAGPQGAQKMMQEMMGGMGGMGGMGGPGGMDMGSMMRNMMGGGGPGAGGMPDMSQMGEMMKNMGMGGGGMPDMSQLMKMMGRG